Genomic window (Lycium barbarum isolate Lr01 chromosome 2, ASM1917538v2, whole genome shotgun sequence):
AAACTTAAAAGTAAAAAAGGAATTGAAGGAAGCATCTCTCTCTATGACTTTCTCCCCCTGGCTTCTAAGTCTTCGTCAAAAGAATATAGATTAATTTCAAGGGGAAAAACagataaaaaggaaaaagaaggaagagaagccccaaacaaaacaaaacaaaactttAAAGTAATTTGAAATTATTCTGGCAACTGGACCTATTATTACATGCACCTCAGTTCTATCATCTTTTACTGGTTCGAAATGCTCGCTAAGCAAGTTAGAACACAAGAAAGCATGCAGTTGACCATTTATATACTCTCTATGTATTAGAGTACCACTTTGTCATTGCAGATAAGAAACACCCTAGTCAAAATAGGTGGCTATGCAAATTGAGCGAGGTCACGGCCTACTTCCTTCCCCTCCACTGGAAAACAGATAGAAGTCTACTAAACATAACCAGAAAGAAAAATTACCTTCGGCAGCAAAGAACACATTGAGGAACCCATCGCCTGCATCACATCAACGGCTGAAGAAATAGCATCTTTCACATTTTGAACTTCTGCCTGCAGATGATAGAACCAGAAAATATTATTCCTGAAGCCTAATACCAAATGGTAAATAAATGCAATCACATTTTGCATATGATCATTCCAATTAGAATGTAAGGGAAACAGTACCCTAGCTCCTTCAACAACAGGGAGACGGATAGTGCTGGCTTCCAAAGCACATATGGCCCCTGATAATGAATTGCAATGCTCTCCATCAATCATACTCCAAATTTCCAAACCTGGTCCCTGAATTTGTCCATAAAAAGAGAAAGGGACAGTAAGACAAATCAAGCACACGGTACAAATATTAACATATGATGTCAGACAGAATATTTACTTTTCATTTCACAGCATATAAAAAGATATCAACCATCTTAAGCAGCAGGCACACCACAGTTGTATGATGAAGACAAATGTGAGATATAAGTCATATGACAGGGTTCATTATAAAAGTAATCAGCCGAGTTATTTCATTTAACAATATAGTGTCCTCTGCTTACAGCAAATAGACCAAATAGCCAAATAGAATGCATTAGCTCATGCATTAACTCTCATAATTTCTGTGTCATTGGGCCCTCAACCCTCAGGCCTTCAGTTTTCTTCCTACACATCGTAGAGACTTTTAACCTTGTGTATTCTCTACTTTCTTGTTTTTCCTTTTCAAATTCATACCTGAATTTGTTTAGCAAGTATCCATATGCAAGAAATGGTTATCTCATTGATGCATGTGTATTTAAAAGCATCTCTTGTGATGTGTATCTAAACATCTGCGAAATAATTTGGTTTGAGGCAGAAGAACTGAAAAGAGGGCTTACTTGTCCTTTGAGGACGGAATGCAGCTTCACATTTTGCCGCAGCAGCTGCAGCTGAACTCTTTTGGACTTCACAGAATGCCGCAATTTCAAAGTAGTTAACCAAGCATTGTACAGGTTCCTCTGGTaaaagaaaatttcaaaatagTGGCACCAAATTTTCACAGAATTCTAATCCATACCACAGCTGAGTTTTTGTTTACATTATAAATCATGGGTAGAAGAAACTTACTTGCACCACGTGTATGCACCAATTTTAGTGAATATAAATGTAAGAGGAGCATTAGGAAAAACTAAGGCGGGTTGGTCTATATATTCAATTTTAATTGATGATAAAATTATTGCTACACCTTTTACAGTATTGTTCTAAGATTTGAAGTTTGGTTTTTTCAAACTTCTAAGAACGATAAGTAATGTTATTACATTTACATTTTGATAAGGATGTTATTACATTTGCACGGAGTATGAACGTAAGGAACAAGTTTTAAAAGCTTTTATGTCTTAGATTTCTGTTAATATATGTAAAACATGTCGAATTAACCATAAAAACTGCCTTTTGCGGGAAGAATCGCTCGAAAGCACGGAAGTACAAAAGAACACCACGAGTCAtgtatttattttttgaaatggCGATGAGTTTATACCAAGTATCTGTAACTACCGGTCGATTATTCATCAGATCAAACAAAACCCTGAATAGGAACTAACACTCAAGTATAGAATATTAGATAAGAAAGACAGATATATTTATTATCCTGTTCAAGCACGTATATTGAACATGTCTTAGCCAGTTACAGTTGGCTTAAACTTAATGGTTTAGTTTAAGAAAGGTAATAATCTAGGTTTGAACTTAATTATAAAATCTTatcttatttaaaaaataaaaaaaaatgattttcaagtAAAAAAGTAGAAAAGGCGTCATATATATATTATCCTGTTCAATCACATTTTGAACAGTACAATCCCACCACCGCGGGTTGGGGATTTCTATATCTGCTTGAGGAGTGAACCAGAAACCCGAGCCTCCCAAAGTTTTAGTCTATTGCTACTCCAGTTCTTAATGCACTTCATCTATAAAATAAATTCCTCCATACCCTCCGGCCTCCTCATTCATTTTGATCCCAGATGTCCAAATATATAATCCGTTTCTATTAATGGAAACTTTTCATCTCTCTAATTACTCTTTACTGTAGCAGTATTGGAATGAAATGAGCCTTAATAAGGTGGAATGGATGTAGACCATCTGATTCCAACTAATTTTGGATTCAGCCATAGTTGattgatttatttcatttccacaaaTAACATTCACTTCAAAGATTCACAACAGATATTAAAATCCGAAATGATGTTTCCATTTTAGTGTCTTGTTGAACAAAAAGAAAATTGTATATGAACTACGTCATCAACAACACTTAAGAGAATTAGTAGCATTTTAAAAAGTTTTACCTCTGCTGTTGTTGTCTGTGCCCTTAGAGCAGCTTCTGCTCGCGCATTGACAAATCGCCATTGCTGGTGCCGATTATATAGAAGCCTTAATTCATGTGCATCAACTATCCGGTTTTCCCCCACCCTCCCTCTTCTTGCATCAGCAGCAAAACTCAAAATTGAGGGCATGATACATGAATTATCCCTATTAGCTATCGAACCCACAGCACCATTTCTTGTTCTTGCAGGACTTGGCATCCCTCTTAAAGGAGAATTAACAGATGGCGCCGCCAATGCCTTATTTGGCGATGCTGGTCTTAGACCCCCTCGATGAGGAGATACTAAACCTCTAGAAGGTGGGACCCCCCGCGGTGATGTTCTAGGGCTGCTATCAATCAGAAACTTCTTATTTCCCACTGCTTTCATATTACCATTTTTCTCCACAGACGAACAACGTTCTGGCCCTCGTCTAATCCTATTATTCGTCTCTTGCCAAAACCTAGCAGGCACAACTATACCACGGGGACCTGCTCGTCCTTGAGGCACATTCGCACCCAGAGCCGaatccaggatttgaagtttatgagttccTACAGTAATTCCAAATTAATTTACAATGACAATTGATTTCACAATCAAATATCCGTAAATTTTGAATgaattttttttatacatatacagaGTATGAGCAAAAGTTACCAAGTTCCCGAGAACATACATACCTGAAATACTCCCTGAAGAGACACTTTCACTATCTGAAGCCAATGCTAGCTCATCATTATCAGTTTGAGGTTTCAATTTAGATTCAATTCTAGCTCTATGATATACATCAATCACCGATTTCTTCACTGATGAATTAGTAACACTTCCGGATCCAAATTTGGGCTTGTCAAATTTAGGTTTATCAATAGTACCACAATCCATACTTCGTGTCAAAAAACTCGAATTCAATGACTTTGACCTACCTGGCCACCTATGTTGATCACTCCGATCTCTCACCGGAGTTCTCAAATCCACCGGAACTTTACTCCTCTCCGGTGTAACAAAATCCGACGTCATTTTCTTCCTCTCCGGCGTACCTTTCCTTACACTACCAGTCGCCGGAGCGGGCTTTGCCTTATTCACAGGTATAGAAATAGACTCACCTTGAAACGATACAGATAAACTCCTACTACTCGAATTCATTAATACCTGCTTAACTGAACCGGAATTCTGAACCGGCGTCATCGGTCGTCGCCGGTCAACCGATTGTGACCTTTTAACCGAACCGGAATCCCGAACCGGTGTTCGAACCGGAATCCTAGTCAGCATCGGTGATGAACTACGATTGGAAGACGAAGAGTAAGTAGTACTAGTTGAAGTGTTTGAAGACGACGTCGTTGAgatagaagatgaagaagaagttgaAAGGTAACGTGAAGTAATTTCTCTAGATTTCGGTAATCTTCTAGAAGGTTGTGGTCCATTATTCTCAGCTTCTGAAGGCAACAATGGTGGTCTTTTAGGATTATTCTGGTAATTCAGCTTTGTCACCAT
Coding sequences:
- the LOC132627784 gene encoding QWRF motif-containing protein 2-like — translated: MVTKLNYQNNPKRPPLLPSEAENNGPQPSRRLPKSREITSRYLSTSSSSSISTTSSSNTSTSTTYSSSSNRSSSPMLTRIPVRTPVRDSGSVKRSQSVDRRRPMTPVQNSGSVKQVLMNSSSRSLSVSFQGESISIPVNKAKPAPATGSVRKGTPERKKMTSDFVTPERSKVPVDLRTPVRDRSDQHRWPGRSKSLNSSFLTRSMDCGTIDKPKFDKPKFGSGSVTNSSVKKSVIDVYHRARIESKLKPQTDNDELALASDSESVSSGSISGTHKLQILDSALGANVPQGRAGPRGIVVPARFWQETNNRIRRGPERCSSVEKNGNMKAVGNKKFLIDSSPRTSPRGVPPSRGLVSPHRGGLRPASPNKALAAPSVNSPLRGMPSPARTRNGAVGSIANRDNSCIMPSILSFAADARRGRVGENRIVDAHELRLLYNRHQQWRFVNARAEAALRAQTTTAERNLYNAWLTTLKLRHSVKSKRVQLQLLRQNVKLHSVLKGQGPGLEIWSMIDGEHCNSLSGAICALEASTIRLPVVEGARAEVQNVKDAISSAVDVMQAMGSSMCSLLPKVERVDSMVYELADVEANERALLDQCKDLLSSMTVLQVKECSLRTHLLQLKDPVSCSTT